TTGCTTATAAATAGGAGGATTAACTATGGATTTAGAATTTGATAATACTGCAGAATACAACAATAACGCTAACATCAAGGTCATTGGTGTTGGTGGTGGGGGTAACAATGCTGTTAACCGCATGATCGATGAAGGCGTTAAGGGTGTTGAATTTATTGTTGCTAATACTGATACCCAAGCCTTGGCTAACTCTAAAGCAGATGCAAAGATTCACTTAGGTCCTAAAGTGACCCGTGGTCTTGGTGCTGGGGCCCAACCAGAAGTAGGGCAAAAAGCCGCTGAAGAAAGTGAAGACCAAATTCGCGAAGCACTAGAAGGTGCTGATTTAATCTTTATTACCGCTGGTATGGGTGGTGGTACTGGTACCGGTGCTGCTCCAATTGTTGCTCGTATTGCTAAGGAAGACTTAGGTGCTTTAACCGTTGGGGTAGTTACCCGCCCATTCACCTTTGAAGGCCCTAAACGTGGTCGTGCAGCAGCAGAAGGTATTGCCAACATGAAGGAATATGTGGATACCTTAGTGACCATTTCTAACAACCGCTTATTAGAAATTGTTGATAAGAAAACCCCAATGCGGGAAGCCTTTGGTGAAGCGGACAATGTCTTACGCCAAGGGGTTCAAGGAATTTCTGACTTGATTACCTCACCCGGCTATGTGAACTTGGACTTTGCTGACGTGCGTACCGTGATGCAAGACCAAGGGACAGCCTTAATGGGCATTGGTACAGCAAGCGGGGAAAACCGTACGGCTGAAGCAACCAAGAAGGCCATTTCTTCACCATTATTAGAAGTATCCATTGATGGGGCTGAACAAATTCTCTTGAATATTTCTGGTGGAGAAGACCTAACCCTATTTGAAGCCCAAGACGCTGCTGAAATCGTTGGTGCGGCTTCTTCTAGCGAAGTGAACATCATTTTTGGTACCACTATTAATGATCGTTTAGATGACGAAGTGGTGGTAACCGTTATTGCTACCGGGATTGATCCTGAACGTCGCCAAGAAAAACAACGTAAGGCAAAAAAGCAACGTCCCGTTAGCCAAGCAACACCAAATTATCAAGACCAAGCCTTTCAAAATCAAGGACAAGCCAGAAATTTAGGTAATCGTCCCGAATACTTTGAAGAAAAACAAGTTCCAAATAACCAAGCTTTCCAAAACCGCCAAGGGCAAGTAAACCAAGAGCCTTGGAATGATTCAGGACGTAATTATGGTGGCCAAGACCCACGCTACCAACAAGACAACCGCTTTACTGATAACGTTAGTGAAGATGATGAGTTAGACACACCACCATTCTTTAGAAAGCGTCGTCGTTAAGATCATGACGATTCAAGCCAATGTTAAACAAATTGAAGGTATCATAGAGGATACTAAGCAATCAGCGTGTTCTTCAAACAAGGTCACGCTGATT
This genomic stretch from Aerococcus mictus harbors:
- the ftsZ gene encoding cell division protein FtsZ translates to MDLEFDNTAEYNNNANIKVIGVGGGGNNAVNRMIDEGVKGVEFIVANTDTQALANSKADAKIHLGPKVTRGLGAGAQPEVGQKAAEESEDQIREALEGADLIFITAGMGGGTGTGAAPIVARIAKEDLGALTVGVVTRPFTFEGPKRGRAAAEGIANMKEYVDTLVTISNNRLLEIVDKKTPMREAFGEADNVLRQGVQGISDLITSPGYVNLDFADVRTVMQDQGTALMGIGTASGENRTAEATKKAISSPLLEVSIDGAEQILLNISGGEDLTLFEAQDAAEIVGAASSSEVNIIFGTTINDRLDDEVVVTVIATGIDPERRQEKQRKAKKQRPVSQATPNYQDQAFQNQGQARNLGNRPEYFEEKQVPNNQAFQNRQGQVNQEPWNDSGRNYGGQDPRYQQDNRFTDNVSEDDELDTPPFFRKRRR